From a single Cytophagia bacterium CHB2 genomic region:
- a CDS encoding LysM peptidoglycan-binding domain-containing protein — translation MDEPRSIVSQVMCLHFRARLVLLYAGFLLGCLQPYQRPPVTQSPQADSAQVAVIPDTTSLPAIVPEVISKIDTSFAAPLATEDKVEDKIVTQFKDNRIAVQVAIVPQESRRALGERILHDPSTWQALPAASVKTDSGEYLDAPFAWLNYEAKKKALQQVFPQDIEHDEGWVHIVQHKGETMWAIAEIFTGEGNKYPEIERANNLPSHSPLSRGQRIRIPANLLSKSLRDPSSAEFVELPQDTLSAPAAIARAAEKPVSHDPDLKFRKIGGEWFGVYKLRRGEALYSAVVVRFTGRVDADEVNQIARQLMRINNIRDETAIPAGTSIRIPLRLIDEALLTAEEEEAPLAQVRRGPGKLHVILDAGHGGNDPGTMVRGWREADLAYDLMRRLQGELEQRGVVVHSLVSSRPGRAAMSNGYNDKRHRYVLVTPPYLIEDSRVALNLRINLIDAIYERLLAQGVSPANIILISIHLDHLHPSVNGAMVYFPGAKERTESYGAWWDGVYA, via the coding sequence ATGGATGAGCCCCGCAGCATCGTGTCTCAGGTAATGTGCTTACATTTTCGCGCCCGCCTCGTTCTATTGTACGCCGGTTTTTTACTCGGGTGCTTGCAGCCTTATCAACGCCCGCCGGTAACGCAATCGCCGCAAGCGGACAGCGCGCAGGTTGCCGTTATTCCCGATACCACATCTCTTCCGGCCATCGTCCCCGAGGTAATCTCCAAAATTGATACTTCTTTTGCGGCGCCGCTTGCGACAGAAGATAAAGTCGAAGATAAAATTGTGACGCAATTCAAGGATAACCGTATCGCGGTGCAAGTGGCAATTGTTCCGCAAGAAAGCCGCCGCGCGTTGGGCGAACGCATTTTGCATGATCCCAGCACCTGGCAAGCATTGCCCGCCGCCAGCGTAAAAACCGATTCAGGAGAATACCTCGATGCGCCGTTTGCATGGTTGAACTACGAAGCCAAGAAGAAAGCGCTGCAACAGGTATTTCCACAAGATATCGAGCACGATGAGGGCTGGGTGCACATTGTGCAGCACAAAGGCGAGACGATGTGGGCGATTGCCGAGATTTTCACTGGCGAGGGCAATAAGTATCCCGAGATCGAACGGGCGAACAATCTGCCCTCGCATTCGCCGTTGAGCCGCGGACAACGAATTCGCATACCGGCGAATTTGTTGTCGAAGTCTTTGCGCGATCCTTCCTCGGCGGAATTTGTGGAGTTGCCGCAAGATACCCTGAGCGCGCCGGCAGCAATCGCGCGTGCGGCGGAGAAGCCGGTGTCGCACGATCCCGACCTGAAGTTCCGCAAGATTGGCGGAGAATGGTTCGGGGTTTATAAATTGCGGCGCGGAGAAGCGCTCTATAGCGCGGTGGTGGTGAGATTCACCGGCCGCGTCGACGCGGATGAGGTCAATCAAATCGCGCGGCAGCTTATGCGCATCAATAACATTCGCGATGAGACTGCCATACCGGCGGGCACCTCGATTCGAATTCCACTGCGTTTGATTGATGAAGCGCTGCTCACGGCGGAGGAGGAAGAAGCGCCGCTGGCGCAGGTGCGGCGCGGCCCCGGAAAGCTGCACGTGATTTTAGACGCCGGGCATGGCGGAAATGATCCCGGCACCATGGTGCGCGGCTGGCGTGAGGCTGATCTTGCCTATGATTTGATGCGCCGCTTGCAAGGCGAGCTGGAACAGCGTGGCGTTGTTGTACATTCGCTTGTGTCCAGCCGGCCGGGCCGCGCGGCGATGAGCAACGGCTATAACGATAAACGCCACAGATATGTTCTGGTCACGCCGCCTTATCTTATTGAAGACAGCCGCGTCGCCTTGAATTTGCGGATTAATTTGATCGACGCGATCTACGAACGGCTTTTGGCGCAAGGGGTTTCTCCGGCCAATATCATTTTGATCAGCATTCATCTCGATCATCTTCACCCCTCCGTCAACGGGGCGATGGTTTATTTCCCGGGCGCAAAAGAACGCACAGAGAGTTATGGCGCGTGGTGGGACGGCGTGTATGCCAG
- a CDS encoding deoxyribonucleoside 5'-monophosphate N-glycosidase: MKIYFSAAISGGRDRQPLYYKIVNFLKESGLEVLTEHVAHAQVLHREANLNAQEIFKRDMSLIALCDGLIAEVSTPSLGVGYEIAMALRQPKPVLCLCEEGVFLTRILTGNTDPYLIIKFYKNETEWQNYLADFIQQLRHKA, encoded by the coding sequence ATGAAAATCTATTTCTCCGCAGCGATCAGCGGCGGGCGTGACCGCCAGCCGCTTTATTACAAGATCGTGAATTTTCTGAAGGAATCTGGCTTGGAGGTTTTGACCGAGCATGTCGCGCATGCACAAGTGTTGCATCGCGAAGCGAATTTGAACGCGCAAGAAATTTTTAAGCGTGACATGAGTTTGATTGCGTTGTGTGATGGTCTGATCGCGGAGGTGAGCACGCCCTCGCTGGGGGTTGGCTATGAGATTGCGATGGCCCTGCGGCAGCCCAAGCCGGTTTTGTGTTTATGTGAAGAGGGCGTTTTTCTCACCCGCATTTTAACCGGCAACACCGACCCTTATTTAATCATCAAGTTTTACAAAAATGAGACGGAGTGGCAAAATTATCTCGCGGATTTTATTCAGCAACTCCGGCACAAGGCTTAG